One window of Futiania mangrovi genomic DNA carries:
- a CDS encoding TRAP transporter small permease subunit, giving the protein MRRAYFGFVDICTLVGGVSLIAMMLHITLDVVMKYLFNSPVPATLETVSYYYMAGVAFLPLAGLERNGTLIHVELFYDMMPEGVRWLVLALALLLALGYCGAAGYAAVKPAVHAYDVGAYAVGVSTLITWPTRFLPIIGFGLLATVLAWKLALHLSHPWKVVPAEGTEGNGHDAYTGTDEGA; this is encoded by the coding sequence ATGCGCCGGGCGTATTTCGGGTTCGTGGACATCTGCACCCTTGTGGGCGGGGTGTCGCTGATCGCGATGATGCTGCACATCACGCTCGACGTGGTGATGAAGTATCTCTTCAACTCGCCCGTTCCCGCCACGCTGGAAACCGTGTCCTACTACTACATGGCAGGCGTGGCGTTCCTGCCGCTTGCGGGACTGGAGCGCAACGGCACGCTGATCCATGTGGAGCTGTTCTACGACATGATGCCGGAGGGCGTGCGCTGGCTGGTGCTGGCGCTCGCCCTCCTGCTCGCGCTCGGCTATTGCGGGGCGGCGGGCTATGCCGCGGTGAAGCCCGCGGTGCACGCCTATGACGTCGGCGCCTATGCGGTCGGCGTCTCGACGCTGATCACCTGGCCTACCCGCTTCCTGCCCATCATCGGCTTCGGCCTGCTGGCGACGGTTCTGGCGTGGAAACTCGCGCTCCACCTCAGCCATCCCTGGAAGGTGGTGCCCGCCGAGGGCACCGAGGGCAACGGCCACGACGCCTACACCGGCACGGACGAGGGCGCGTGA
- a CDS encoding C4-dicarboxylate TRAP transporter substrate-binding protein: protein MKLKSLVTGTLAFACASALSVGAAQAQTEVRATNWHPPKHPVVTGGYEPFVKHVEEISNGSLKIKLWSGGSLVKAKETLPGLQNGIADIGMLALSYFPAEFPYSQMIADFGMMSSDPLAASAAVTEFVMLQCQPCRDEFTKRDIVFTGVYSTSPYTLISKGDYNSPEALAGKKFRSGGALWNRWIASVNGTAINVPSSEMFETMDRGGVDIAIMSSASLSSFSLWDVASYNILTKLGTYQVAATFALSKEFWEGLNADQRKAILDGAALGNLGTTLDYMALDEKALAQAKEKGVTVLEPSAELARQIQDFVAADLKTVAETAKTKHGVADPDKWIAAYRELLTKWEGLMAQAGGDREKMLQALRDEIFSKVDVNTYGL, encoded by the coding sequence ATGAAACTCAAGTCACTCGTTACGGGAACGCTGGCGTTCGCGTGCGCATCGGCGCTGAGCGTGGGCGCGGCGCAAGCCCAGACGGAGGTGCGCGCGACCAACTGGCACCCGCCCAAGCACCCGGTCGTGACCGGCGGCTACGAGCCGTTCGTGAAGCACGTGGAAGAGATCTCCAACGGCTCGCTCAAGATCAAGCTGTGGAGCGGCGGCTCGCTGGTGAAGGCGAAGGAGACGCTGCCCGGCCTGCAGAACGGCATCGCCGACATCGGGATGCTGGCACTGTCGTACTTCCCGGCGGAGTTCCCCTATTCGCAGATGATCGCCGACTTCGGGATGATGAGTTCGGACCCACTGGCCGCGTCGGCGGCGGTGACCGAGTTCGTCATGCTGCAGTGCCAGCCCTGCCGCGACGAGTTCACCAAGCGCGACATCGTGTTCACGGGCGTCTATTCGACGTCGCCCTACACGCTGATCTCCAAGGGTGACTACAATTCGCCGGAAGCGCTCGCGGGCAAGAAGTTCCGCTCCGGCGGCGCGCTGTGGAACCGCTGGATCGCGTCGGTGAACGGCACCGCGATCAACGTGCCGTCCTCGGAGATGTTCGAGACGATGGACCGCGGCGGCGTCGACATCGCGATCATGTCGTCGGCCTCGCTGTCGTCCTTCAGCCTGTGGGACGTGGCGAGCTACAACATCCTGACAAAGCTCGGCACCTACCAGGTCGCCGCCACCTTCGCGCTCAGCAAGGAGTTCTGGGAAGGCCTGAACGCCGACCAGCGCAAGGCGATCCTCGACGGCGCGGCGCTGGGCAACCTCGGCACCACGCTCGACTACATGGCGCTCGACGAGAAGGCGCTGGCGCAGGCCAAGGAGAAGGGCGTGACCGTGCTCGAGCCGAGCGCGGAGCTTGCCAGGCAGATCCAGGACTTCGTGGCCGCCGACCTGAAGACCGTGGCGGAAACTGCCAAGACCAAGCATGGCGTGGCGGACCCCGACAAGTGGATCGCGGCCTATCGCGAGCTGCTGACCAAGTGGGAAGGCCTGATGGCACAAGCCGGCGGCGACCGCGAGAAGATGCTGCAGGCGCTGCGCGACGAGATCTTCTCCAAGGTCGACGTCAACACCTACGGCCTCTGA
- a CDS encoding 2-hydroxyacid dehydrogenase encodes MLDPAGEEMLRASGAEVEVVAWTDTAAVRAALPRADAIVVRLPAAFPADLVALAGRAKIVASSGSGTDHIDIPAATAARIPVVNNRYVGARAVAEHTLGLMLGLAKHIHRGDRLLRTQGWSVRETFHHENLADDLYEKTLCTVGFGPIARDIARICHTAFDMNVAVHCRTRPADLPAGYDWEPDLNALCARADFLSVNVPLGPATHHLLGREAISHLKPTAYVINTARGPVVDGDALCEALAEGRIAGAGLDVFEEEPLPKDHPLLALPNVIVTPHVAGLSRSACRRLALSAAGQVVQVLKGERPPNLMNPEIWETRRT; translated from the coding sequence ATGCTCGACCCAGCAGGCGAGGAGATGCTGCGCGCGTCGGGCGCGGAGGTGGAGGTCGTCGCCTGGACCGATACGGCCGCCGTGCGCGCCGCTCTCCCGCGTGCCGACGCCATCGTCGTGCGCCTGCCCGCCGCGTTTCCGGCGGACCTGGTGGCGCTGGCGGGCCGCGCGAAGATCGTCGCGTCGAGCGGATCGGGCACCGACCATATCGACATCCCTGCCGCCACCGCCGCCCGGATCCCGGTCGTCAACAACCGCTACGTGGGCGCGCGGGCCGTGGCCGAGCACACGCTGGGCCTGATGCTGGGCCTCGCCAAGCACATCCACCGGGGCGACCGGCTGTTGCGGACGCAAGGCTGGAGCGTGCGCGAGACCTTCCATCACGAGAACCTGGCCGACGACCTCTACGAGAAGACGCTATGCACGGTCGGCTTCGGCCCCATCGCGCGGGACATCGCGCGCATCTGCCACACGGCCTTCGACATGAACGTCGCCGTGCATTGCCGCACGCGGCCCGCCGACCTGCCCGCGGGCTACGACTGGGAGCCGGACCTCAACGCCCTGTGCGCGCGCGCCGATTTCCTGTCGGTGAATGTGCCGCTCGGCCCCGCAACGCATCACCTCTTGGGGCGCGAGGCGATCTCGCACCTGAAGCCCACGGCCTATGTGATCAACACCGCGCGCGGGCCGGTCGTCGACGGCGACGCGCTCTGCGAAGCTCTCGCGGAGGGCCGGATCGCAGGCGCGGGCCTCGACGTGTTCGAGGAGGAGCCCTTGCCGAAGGACCACCCGCTGCTCGCCCTGCCCAACGTGATCGTGACGCCGCACGTCGCTGGCCTGAGCCGCAGCGCCTGCCGCAGGCTCGCGCTCTCGGCCGCGGGCCAGGTCGTTCAGGTCCTGAAGGGCGAGCGCCCGCCGAACCTGATGAACCCGGAGATCTGGGAGACACGGCGCACCTGA